The Nesterenkonia xinjiangensis genome contains a region encoding:
- the efp gene encoding elongation factor P, which yields MATSNDIKNGSVLKIEGQLWNTLEFQHVKPGKGGAFIRTKLRNITSGKVVDRTFNAGAKVEFATVDRSNYQYLYADGEDYVFMDLRDFDQITVPGTVLGDAANFLLESQQVSIALHEGTPLYLEMPPSVVLEITYTEPGLQGDRSSAGTKSATLETGHEIQVPLFVDQGTRVKVDTRSSEYLGRVTD from the coding sequence GTGGCCACCTCCAATGACATCAAGAACGGCTCCGTCCTCAAGATCGAGGGCCAGCTGTGGAACACTCTGGAGTTCCAGCACGTCAAGCCCGGCAAGGGCGGAGCGTTCATCCGGACCAAGCTGCGGAACATCACCTCCGGCAAGGTCGTGGACAGGACCTTCAACGCTGGTGCGAAGGTCGAGTTCGCCACGGTGGACCGCTCCAACTATCAGTACCTCTACGCCGACGGTGAGGACTATGTCTTCATGGATCTGCGGGACTTCGATCAGATCACCGTCCCGGGCACCGTCCTGGGCGACGCCGCCAACTTCCTGCTGGAGTCCCAGCAGGTGAGCATCGCGCTGCACGAGGGCACCCCGCTGTATCTGGAGATGCCGCCCTCGGTCGTGCTGGAGATCACCTACACGGAGCCGGGCCTGCAGGGTGACCGCTCGTCGGCCGGCACCAAGTCCGCCACCCTGGAGACCGGACACGAGATCCAGGTTCCCCTCTTCGTCGACCAGGGCACGAGGGTCAAGGTGGACACGCGGTCCTCCGAGTACCTCGGCCGCGTCACGGACTGA